Proteins co-encoded in one Callospermophilus lateralis isolate mCalLat2 chromosome 2, mCalLat2.hap1, whole genome shotgun sequence genomic window:
- the Psma1 gene encoding proteasome subunit alpha type-1: protein MFRNQYDNDVTVWSPQGRIHQIEYAMEAVKQGSATVGLKSKTHAVLVALKRAQSELAAHQKKILHVDNHIGISIAGLTADARLLCNFMRQECLDSRFVFDRPLPVSRLVSLIGSKTQIPTQRYGRRPYGVGLLIAGYDDMGPHIFQTCPSANYFDCRAMSIGARSQSARTYLERHMSEFMECNLNELVKHGLRALRETLPAEQDLTTKNVSIGIVGKDLEFTIYDDDDVSPFLEGLEERPQRKAQPAQPADEPAEKADEPMEH from the exons ATG tTTCGCAACCAGTATGACAATGATGTCACTGTTTGGAGTCCTCAG GGGAGGATTCATCAAATTGAGTATGCAATGGAAGCTGTTAAACAGGGTTCAGCCACAGTTGGTCTGAAATCAAAAACCCATGCAGTGTTGGTTGCACTGAAG agGGCACAGTCAGAGCTTGCAGctcatcagaaaaaaattcttcaTGTTGACAACCATATTGGTATCTCAATTGCTGGGCTTACTGCTGATGCTAGACTGTTATG taatttTATGCGCCAGGAGTGTCTGGATTCTAGATTTGTATTTGACAGACCACTTCCTGTGTCTCGGCTTGTATCTCTAATTGGAAGCA AGACCCAGATACCAACACAGCGGTATGGCCGGAGACCCTATGGTGTTGGGTTGCTTATTGCTGGATATGAT GATATGGGCCCTCACATTTTCCAGACCTGTCCATCTGCTAATTATTTTGACTGCAGAGCTATGTCCATTGGAGCCCGTTCTCAATCAGCTCGTACTTACTTAGAGAGACATATGTCTGAGTTTATGGAGT GCAACTTAAATGAACTGGTTAAACATGGTCTTCGTGCCTTAAGAGAGACACTTCCTGCAGAGCAGGACCTAACTACAAAG AATGTTTCCATTGGAATTGTTGGTAAAGACTTGGAGTTTACAatctatgatgatgatgatgtatcTCCATTCCTGGAAGGTCTTGAAGAACGACCTCAGAGGAAGGCACAG